TGTGAAAATAACCCGCAAACAGCTTATGGACACGCCATAAGTCATTTTCATAAACTCTTCCGAATTCCCCCTAAATCCCTCTTAATGGTTTAGCCTATAGTTTTATTTGGTCTCTCTCTACTTACAATTGGACTCTCGTTCATCCGATTAACTCAACTTACATTTGCTTCTACATGTATTCAGCACACGTCCATACCACCTAAAACGAGACACTACTATCTCTTTTACAATGATGACTACCCCAATTTTCCTCTAAGGATTGTATTTTAATCCTATCTTGACATGTATAGATTATCACCGTTAGCATCAAAATAGTAAGATGTGTAACTCAGCAGAggtttcatttaaaataaaagattacaCAAGTATGTAAATATTCAGATAGAGGATACTTGTTGTCACAAAAAGCAATCAAGAAATCATAAACCATGAACCTAGTAGGGAACATAAAGATTATAAGATATGTAACTCAAAAGATAACAACAATAACActgcatttaaaattaaaacattaccATAATTCAGTTCGTAGAAATTCAGATATAAGACATGAGTTGTCACAAACGCAACCAAGGGTGCAGAAACCATGACTCTTGTAGCCTCGTCCCTTACATTAAAAGCTCGCAATATTGCAAGAATGAGTGAAAATCCAAGTAAGGCCACAGCAGAAGAATAATTCAGCTTCTCTGTTAATTCAACAGCTCTACAGATAATAAAAGATTGAAAACACATTAagacagaaaaataaataataaaaggaTATATCCATATTTAAGATATACATTTTGTACATAAAAACCCTTGCAAGTTGCAACACTGAGTATGTGTGTGATTGTTATGTAAGATGCTGTGTATATTGTGTGTCTACTAATTGTGATgaaaatttttcattttaatcatgTGATTGAACTTGTGTGGTTAATGAGATCCAATCAATGACGACCACTCGGGAGAACCTGAGTTCGAATACTAGCTGGAATAATCCTTGACTAGGCTTTACTTAGCTCTCAACCAAACTCCAGATTCCAGGAACCCTTCTCTTAGGAACCGGAGGGTGGAGGGTTAAGaccaaaacaaaattcatattttacgTCAAAACTTACAATACCATTTACACAAAGTGcaagaaaatcaatatcaaGGCACCACAAAGAAACGACATCCGAGGTTTGAGCTAGTACTTCAATActgaaacataatttttatatatgcaAGCATGCAGACAAAATCGGAAATAAGAATAACGTGGAAAACTTACCGGCTATGAAAAACAGAACTCCACAACCATGCATTCATAGATAGAATCCCATAAATATGCCACAGACCAGTGTACTCATAGTAAGCCTTCTTATCTGGCTTCAAAGGCAACTTATAGTACACAAGAATGAAGAATGACACCCATCCATGAAACTGCATCGCAAGATTAAGGGCAGACAGAGCAACAGCCACAGGTTCCTGAAACCATAATATCCAAGCTACAATCAGAAACCAAAACTAAATTAGCACTATTATTACCCTTAAACCTTTTCATAGGATATTGATGAGAGAACCTGAATCCCATAAATGCGCCGAAATGGCCATTTTCCGTGATACTTGACAGGTTTTTCACCAAATTTTGTTCTTTCTTCCTCTCTGGCTACCATGCAGTGATACCGACAATCAGTACGACAGTCCCATTGTTTCCACCTCAGGTAAAGCGGTTCGTGCATATACCATGGACCATCAATTGATTTTCCATCTGATGAGAATTTACAATGTTGAAAGCATTTATCCCCTACACATCCAGATTCCTCGCACTGTTCCACACAACCCCTGAAATTCAACAGTCACAACCAAAATTGATCATATGGTAAGAATTGTacataaaataatcatttttgttaatttgtatGGAAATCACATAATAACAGCAGTAATTTTTTAGCATGCAGGACAATGCTGGATCATTCAACAGAAGATATATAGTTTATGCATCTTCCGTTCTGTTCCTCATTTACTTACACCTAACAAGTGAAAATTTGGTTTTAGagaacttttttattttcatttcttatCCCTAGTTTTAATTACAAAACTTCCAACTTGTTTGCAGTGGTGGATTTTTTTGCAAACGTCATGGCCAATTTGTGAAGGATGACGGTGCCATGGTATTTTATGGTGGCTAAAAATAGCAAACTTTTGGCTTTCCGACATGGTCCACCATCAATTACACTGCTCCATACTTAAATTTTCTTCTGGAGGTATTAGATAAAGTGTATGATACATACCGCAAATACAATTAagtttgaactttgaagttTGATGAATGAGCCTAGACAATGATGAAATCCCAGCCAGTCCTCTAACCACAATAATAAAGCCAGGGATACTAATGCTTGTATTGTACAGCCCAATCCCATTAAGTACAAAATGGATTTGGGTATAACATGGAGACTAAAACTGCCATCAAATCCTCATTAAGttcaagttttttttgtttctctGGAGATTTTTAAATGCAACCAATACCAGAAAAGATTATCTCTTATGACCTTAAAGTATAGAGGCCTAACTAACTttgtaatctaatatttttgtttaggaTAAAACAGTTATGATGTGAcactaattattttataaagaaaataactaGGGTATGCCAACAACTATTAAATATCAATAGTTGTGGTGTGCCACTATCGTAGTTCAAGAACTAATCAAACAAGGACTCCAACTAGACATATCTAATCTATAAGAAGAACACGCTTTATTGATTGCACTCTCACGAATATTGGATTTATCAATCATCACCCGATAAAACAGGccttgataatttttttaaaaaaaaattggggaaGAGGAAAATGGTTTTTAATTAAAGGGGCACTAATGGCCATTTTACAACCATTCCAAATGGGATTTGAGCTCTGTCCGTTGAAGTTACAATGTTAAACTCTTACAACTGAGCTCGTAcactatatttatttaaaatttacttaaaaagGTTCAGTGTTGTTGGCTTGGTAAATTAAGAACTGCACTTAAACTAATTTTACACTCTGTCAAATAAACTGACTCATTATTTCTAGAAAATAAAGGCACATGATGCTAAAAAAGTGAACACCAAAAACATGGCAACGTGTCAACAATCTACATAGTTAAACATTAGCCACTAAATAGTAACGAAACATAAATGCACCTATCTGTTTTCTTGAACATCTCAATTGCAAATACCCATACTGTACATTAATACTATCATACAAGCTGTGCCACATCATTACTGCCCATCATGATGGCACGACATTTCAAACTCACAAACTAAGATTAACCCAAAAAAACTTGTGACTGTAATATTTCTGGTACTTGGTAAAGATGTCAGCAAACAAGAATGGATTCGACAATACAAATTGTTCCTAACAAAAATAAGGCATTGGACATCTTTCAATCATCACAGTTACTAAAATTCTCACAAAAGAAAACAGCTGTAGACAGGGAGAGGGAGGGAGAAAGactagagagagagagagtattCCATCACACACATTCTAAGCTTGACATAATAAAAAACAATGCTCATTACAACTGCAAGTCGTGGATCTTCAGAAATTATCAGAAGCAATTACACAAAGCAATGCAActccaagaaaaaaaaacagcaaaatcACATAATACAGGATTTAGCTCATCTAAAGTAAACAATTCTTTGAGAGGATAAAGCAAGTAATCTCAGGAGTTggttaataaattaatgaatgATATTTCAACACATTCATAATTTGTTATAAATGTGTACATAACATCAACCATTGATTTATTCAGCAGCATTTGAGATTGCTCATGATATTCTTCAAAGTGAATTGCTCCCTACAGATGAGTCTATTCATCAGCAACTCAGATTATTCATTATACTCTCCAAAGTGAATCGCTCACTATAGACAAGTCTATTCATCAGCAGTTGAGATTGTTCATTATGCTCTCAACAGAGAATCGCTCAATTTAAACGAGTCAAATCACATAATAGAAGATATCATTATTTCTACAAATTCAGAAATTCTAATCTCACACTCCATCCTTTAGAAGGTAAAGCAAGTAATCTCAAAAGTTGATTAATAAATTGATGGCTAATATTCCAATACATTCATGATTTGTTACCAATGTGTACATAACATCAATCACTGATTTATTCATCAACAGTTGGGAATTGAAATTGTTCATTATACCCTCTAAAGCGAATTGCTCACTGTAGACGAGTCAAATTCCATAATAGAAGATACACGTAGGGGTGTACACAGATTAGGTTGGGTCGTTTTAAGTCAAACTCAATACCCGAACGGATCAATTTCATTTAAGTTGAATTTTCAATCCGCGATTTTTACATCAAATCCAAACCAAACCAGCCCGATTATATGTGCGTGTTGGGTTGGGTTCCCagataagaaagaaaaaattatttttatattaaaaaaatgtaattaaatttaaatacttgaacatctcaaaaataataaaattatattgcaACATATCATTCAATACTTAAAATACATCTACAAACACAACGAAACaactaaatcaattaaatttgcaacaaattcttaaatataatccaacaactaaattttaactatacatcaatagtaaaaaaacaaataaaaatatatatgttatgtCAATGGATTGGCTTGTGTACTCATGTTCAAAATGTTAAATCCGCTACCCAAACGGAACATATTGGGTTTAAATGGGTTAGTTCGGTTAGACTCGAACCTGAATATGTTGGTCAAAATGCGGGTTAGATTGGTTTGGGTGATTGTGTTGGTACTATGCAGATGGGAATCCTAGAAATCAACCACATACCATACATATAATTTAATCTAATAATTCATACTAAaatacttataaataaataaattaaagagaattccaatttcaattttttatatcacCGATACAATTAAACACAAAAATGGAAGACCTCAAAATCATATCAAGCATTTATGGTAAAAAATTCGgagtaaaatatttgattttcacTGTTTCTTAAATAGAACAAATGGAAGGGGAAGCTTACTTGTAAATCAGATCGGCGTCGCCATCGCTGGCGGCGATGGAGAGGAGGAAGGAACAGAAGGCGGCAAAGAGGAAGAGAGAACGAAAGAGAGCCATCGGATTCGCTGAAAAGCGAAGTCAAAGGAAGATTATTCCCGCGATATGGGAGAGGATGTTCGGAGGAGAATCGACGGCAAGTTTTGCATTGACGGAGGAAGTTGATTGGGATTACATTAACAGCGGAGTGCGGTGGAGGAGGTGGCGGTGGTTGATCTCGAAAGGGAATGAGTCAACTCGGAGCGAGTTGGAAGAGTGGCTAAAATGGGAGCAGAATCTCGTGAAGAGGTGATGATGATGTTAATTTGTGTCCGtacactattattattattattattattattattattattattattattattattattattattattattttactctaaaaaaatattattttatattataaatcgTAATCATAATAAATACTCTCACCAGAATGCAtcacaaataaaattagtatCAGAAAACTACAcatatttgattaaatatatcacatttttaaatatttatttatattttattttaaagtatttattttattgtatcattaaaattaaattaaataatcattaaataaataatttgatcagacaaatttcatcaaaataggaTGTTTTATATGTGAAAAACTATTGACTCtattcttttaattatatttctttattatatattttatttatttaagattcGAATATGAAACTTCACGGTAATAAAATGGATACctcaatttattatttgtacTATTGCAAGTGCCAAAAATACTTTGTAACTATTTGAGTTCAATCACTTGATTAATTATAAAGtttagtataaataaatattgtatttgaatAGTTAATATATTTGATCTAAAATTTCTActagatacatcaaatttttaattaattttttttgtttatatttcattttgctGAGAATATGTTATAAACATAACTTGATTATTGTTACtttcttattattaatcattaatagattatatatcattattgtttatgttatttaacttatatatatatatattgttcgcataatatttttaaataacataagGTTTTAAGGTTTTAAGTTCAATTAGATAATGTTAATAtccaatttaataatattattttagctCAATTAGtaaatgttaatattgttaaattggATATTATGTTACGGATTTGAACCTAGAACCTTATAGTTGTATGTAAGTTTCTAATGGTAATTATATCATCTCATCTataaaccaaaagaaaaaaaatgtttgtttaTGAAAAAGATTTCTAGTTCATTTCATGAATCAATAAAATCTCAATGGATTACGAGGGATCATAGAAAAGGTGTAGACTAACATAAGAAACGGAGACTCTCTCTGAACAATGCGTCACCATATTCACATGTCTCCTAACAAAGATTACCTTATAGTTTTGGGGATTTATCTCATATGAGTTTACCGCCTCTATTGCCACACATGATTGAAATTGAGAGAAATAAACACACAAAAAGGGTTTAATAGTAGATTAAAATATTGTTCTCTTAAAATcttttcca
This region of Cicer arietinum cultivar CDC Frontier isolate Library 1 chromosome 8, Cicar.CDCFrontier_v2.0, whole genome shotgun sequence genomic DNA includes:
- the LOC101501881 gene encoding uncharacterized protein, producing MALFRSLFLFAAFCSFLLSIAASDGDADLIYKGCVEQCEESGCVGDKCFQHCKFSSDGKSIDGPWYMHEPLYLRWKQWDCRTDCRYHCMVAREEERTKFGEKPVKYHGKWPFRRIYGIQEPVAVALSALNLAMQFHGWVSFFILVYYKLPLKPDKKAYYEYTGLWHIYGILSMNAWLWSSVFHSRAVELTEKLNYSSAVALLGFSLILAILRAFNVRDEATRVMVSAPLVAFVTTHVLYLNFYELNYGLNTKVCMLMAVVQLLIWAIWAGVSSHPARWKLWVVVVGGVFAMVLETYDFPPYMGYVDANALWNATNIPLTFLWWSYIRDDAEFRTSALLKKVK